In Nitrospirota bacterium, the DNA window TTCTAATGCTCCAACAATATTAGTCGGTGAATTTTTCATAGGCATTCTTTTGCCAGGAATATTTCTCACAAAAATATCTTCACAAGTAAATCCTATACTCTCACTCAATTCAGCAATAATAAAATCAGTAGGTATCCTTACTTGCTTCACCATTCTATTACCAATTACAATGCAGAAATATTTTTTTGGTTTCAGTATCCTATGGGCTTGCCTTAAACAAGTGTTTAATCCGATATAAAAACTTAATACCTCTTTAGCCCTCTTTTCATCTCTCTTTATAATTTTATCTAATGATTCTTTTAAATAATTAGAAAGTAAATGATGCTCTATAGTTTTAGTGGCTTTACCGCCGAGCAGCTCATTATCTAAACCGGAAGCCTTATTTGGGTCATCAAAAATATTAGCCCATTGTGCCGACAATCGTGAAAATTGACCATAAGCAACGGTAGTTCTGCTGTCTCCATAAGGGGGGGAGGTTAATATAAAATCAATTGAGTTATCTTTTATTTTATTATCTTTTGCAGAATCTCCATAAATTATTTTTGTAAATACGTCTTTACCTGCTTCCTTATAAAAATCTGCCATTCCTTTTATGTTGAGTTCTGTTCTTTTTCTAAAAATTCCTAAAACATCAGGACAATAGTTTTCCAATTTATCTCTGCTTATTCTCACAAGCTTAAATTCCCCACTCTTTGTGTTTGATGATAATCTGACACTTTCACTGAAAGGTATCATAAAAAAATTTCTTATATCTGAATTCTCTATTTTTAAAATAGCGTCTTTTATTTTGGCTAACTGTAGAATAACATCTTCCTTAAACCAGAAATCAATATTGTTAAAATTAGGTTTATGTACTTCTTTCCCCTTTACTTTATCAATCTCTGAAAGCAATTTAAAATATGCTTTTGTAAGTAAAGAGGGATTTATCGGAGTTGTTTTAACCCTTGCCAGCAAGATTGCTAATGGATTCAAATCTATCCCATAAGCATTTCTTCCTAACAGTTTACTTTCAACTAATGCTGTACCGGATCCACAGAATATATCACAAATCGTATCTCCTTTTTGGCTATAAGTTTCTAATAGTCGGCGTGCAACTTGAGGAATGAACATTGCAGGATAGGTATGTATACCGTGAGTATATTGCTTAGTATTTTCTCCCTTATAATCCCATGAATAATCTATTCTTCTAACATATTTTTCATCTTTTACTCTTTCTTTCTCGATTTGAGTTTCTAAATTTCTAATAATTTTTACGACAATCCCTCTTATCTCTACATCCTCTCTGTAGAAAGGAAATAGTGTAGGGTTTGCCGGTTGAAGTCTAATGCGGTCTCTTTCTCTATAAATTTTCTTAAGTGTTGCCTGATTATCATCAATAATTGCAACGACTGTTTGCCCGTTATCTGCAAATTCCTGTTTTCTGATAATGACAATATCCCCATCAAAAATTCCTTCATCAATCATACTGTTGCCTTGTACTCTTAATGCATAATGTTTGCCGTGTGTTCCAACTTCGTCTTTTGAAATGGCAATGATTTCATTAGGAGCTTCTATTGGTTCGATGGGTTGACCCGCTGCAATCGTCCCGACTAAAGAGACCTCAATAATTGATTTCTCTTTTACTGGAGATAAAGCTCTTGGTTGGTTATATTCTTTTTGTAAGTATCCGGATTCTTGTAATTTCTTTACATGATGATGAGCAGTTGAAACAGAAGATAGTTTAAGATGTTTTTTTATTTCCTCAAGAGATGGTGAAAGACCTTTCTTATTTCTAAAAGATGTTATAAAATCAAGGGCTTGTTTCTGTCGTTTTGTAAGCATATAACTATCACCTCATGTTTTCGATTTATTTTCTATTGGCAGGTAATTTATATCGAAACTTTATCGAAATGTCAATTAATTTATTTTTATAAAATCCTTAATCCCCCCTCCCTGTAGGATGGCAATTCAAACACTGGCTGTTGGTGTAATTCTTTTTGTGTTCATTTCCGTGGCAGGTTGTGCATCCGCCGCTGTTTTTATATGCGACTGCAGGATGACAGGCAGCGCAGTCAGCGGGATTTGTTCCCCTGTGATTGAGGGGGAAGGTGGTTGACGGGTGAGTGAAGGTCCATGTGGTTGTAGACTTATGACAGGTTTCACAGGTGGTCCAATTATTCGCAGTATGGTCTGCCGGTTTCGCAGGTGTACTTTTCGTTGCGTGACATGTTGAGCATCCGGATTTTACTGCTGAATGGGTGAATGTCCATGCTGTTGTAGACTTATGACAATCTTCACAGGTGGTCCAGTTATTTGTTGTGTGACTTGTGGGTTTCGCAGGTGTACTGTAACTTGTGTGACATACGGAACATCCTGATGTTGATATTGAATGGCTGAATGTCCATGCAGTTGTGGACTTGTGGCAATTCTCACAAGTGGTCCAGTTGTTCGTTGTGTGGTCTCCAGGTTTCTTAGGTGTACTGTAACTTGTGTGACAGGTAGAACAGCCTGTCTTTGCAGTCGGGTGAGTGAATGACCATGATGCCCCTTGTGTGAAGGTATGACAACTCCCGCATTTTGTCCAGTTGTTTGCAGGATGGCTCGAAGGTTTCACTGGATTGCTGTATGTAAGATGGCAAGTGGAACAATCAGTTATTGCAGAAGGGTGCGTAAAAGCCCATGCCGGATATTTGTGGCAGGTTTCGCATGTTGTCCATGTATTTGCAGTATGGCTTGCCGGCTTCTGAGGATTACTATAACTTGAATGACACGCGGCGCATCCTGTTGTTACAGATGTATGTTTACGCGAACCCCACGATACTATGGATGTATGGCATGTCTCACATGTATCAGGGTATGCGGCCGGATTTGCTGTATGGCTGAGCGGCTTTGCTGAAAGATGACAGTTCGAGCAGTTGGATGTCGTCCCCGTTATATTGATATGTTTGAAACTCCACGAAGCGGCTGACACATTATGACACTGAGTGCAGTCCTGACTGTATGCCCTGAGAAGATGATTGGGTGCTGAGTAGTATGTGGAGAGATGGCAATTAACACAGACAGATGATGTGCCTCTGTACTGCCGATTCTTGTGACACTCCTGACACTCTGCATCTCTATGTTTGCCTGAAAGCGGGAATCCCGTATCATTATGCCTGAATCCCACAGCCTGCCATGAATTCTGGCTGTGACATTTGGAACATTCAATACTGCCGAACTGGTTCAGGTGCGGGTCTGTGTGGCACTGGTTACAGTACCGGTTTACCTTTTTATAGTTGTCTTTTGACTTGTGACAATAATTACAGGGCACATCATTGTGAAGCCCTTTCAACTCAAATCCGGTTCTTTTTTTATGGTCAAACTTCCTCGCCTCCCAGTCAAACTGCGTATGGCATGAACTGCACTCTTCCTTAAACTCCCCCTTGTGTATGTCCTTATGGCAGTCAACGCATCGCTCTGCCTTTGTCTTATACCGCTTCTCCTTATGGCATTTCTCACATTCCGTATCCTTGTGTTTACCTATCAATGGAAACTTTGTCTGAAGGTTATGATTCAGGGTCGTCTTCTTCCAGTCCTCTGTTGTGTGACACTTCTTGCAGTTCTTACCAAGTTCTTCCTTGTGCACATCGTCTTTTTTATGACAGGTAAGACACTCCTGTTCAATCGGCCTATATTTTCCGTCTGCATGACACTTTTCACAATCTGTCTTCAGATGTTTCCCATCCAGCTTATAACCCTTATATTCCGGTGCATTGTGTTCAAACAGTATGGACTTCCAATCCTTTGTTACGTGACATGACTCACAGGTCTTATCTGCAAATTGTTTCTTGTGCGGATCAGTGTGACAGTCTGCTGAGTCGCAGGTCTTGTATTTAAGCGGTTTATAGCGTCCCTTTGTATGGCACTTTTCACACTTTACTTCTATATGTTTTCCTTCCATCTTGTATCCCTTGTATGCCGTTGCATTGTGGTCAAATGATGTTGTCTGCCATCCCTTTGTTGTATGACATGACTCACATGTCTTTCCTTCAAACTGTTTTTTATGCGGATCAGTGTGACAGTCTGCTGAATTGCATGTCTTGAAATTAAGCGGCTTATAGCGGCCTTTAGTATGGCACTTTTCACAATCAACCTTAAGGTGCTTGTCTTCGAGCTTATATCCTTTATATGCCGGTGCATTATGGTCAAACAGTACAGACTTCCAATCCATGGTTGTATGGCAGGACTCACATGTCTTTCCTTCAAACTGTTTTTTATGCGGGTCATTATGACAGTCTGATGAGTTGCATGTCTTATAATTAAGCGGTTTAAAGCGGCCTTTAGTATGGCACTTTTCACATTCAACTTTCAGATGTTTTCCATCGAGCTTATATCCCTTGTACTCCGGGGCGTTGTGGTCAAACAGGATTGTCTTCCACCCTTTTGTAGTGTGGCATGATTCGCAGGTCTTTCCTGCAAGCTGTTTTTTGTGCGGGTCAGTGTGGCAGTCCGCTGAATTGCAGGTCTTGTAATTAAGAGGTTTATAGCGGCCTTTTGTATGGCACTTTGCACACTTTACTTCAATATGCTTGTCGGCGAGGATATACTTTGAATTTGTGTTGTGATTGAATTTTTTAATATCCTTCCAGCCCTTGATGTTGTGACAACGGCTGCAATCTTTATCCAACTGACTATTGTGGTAATCCTTGTGACAAGACAGGCAATCCTGTTTCAGCCCTGTATAAACCCCGCTCTTTTTGTGACACTTATTACAACTCGTCTCAGCATGTTTATCTTCAAGCGGATAATCTGTAAGTTTATGGTCAAACTTCTTTTCATCAAGGGAGATCATCTGGTAGCCTCTTCCCTTGTGGTCGCTGTGGCAGGAGATGCAGGGGTCTGTGTATCTGGCATGGACGCCCTGTTTGTTCTTTATCTTAATCGCCAGTTTATCGTGACAATCAAGACAATTGCTGTCCGGAACCCCGCCTCTCAGCTTATGACATTTTGTACAATTGGAAATGCCTTCGAATTTTGCATGAGGGGCCGCCAGCTTGCCGGGGCTTATGAGAGTCTCCATACTGTCCTGAGCAAAGGAAGCTGACGAGATGAGGAGAAAACTTAGTAAGAAAAATATATATTTGTTCATCCGAAAATCTCCTCCGGCGGGGTAAGAAAACCCCGCCTATCCAAATCAACGAGGATAGGCGGGACATTCCTGTCCCGCTGATTTTCATGGCCCTTTGTGAACCATGGTTCATGACGGTTCACCCGAAAATCTCCTAACAGCATAGAATGGTTCGACAGGCTCACCATGACACCCAAGTTGTCATCCTGAGCCTTCGGCTTCGCTCAGGACAGGCCTGTCGAAGAATGATTTCATTTTCATCACCCGCCTATTATTATCTATTCTCCATATCATTTTCAACTTCTCAAATATATATGGCATATTATTCAGAATAAATGTATTATATTACGGTTCAATAAATAACAGAAAAGGAAAATAACAGTGGAAAATTTAAGATTTGAAGAATTAAATTTATCAAAAGAGATACAGAAGGCTATTACGGAGATGGGTTTTGAAGAGGCCACGCCGATCCAGTCGCAGTCCATTCCATATCTTTTAGATGGAAGAGATGTGCTTGGCCAGGCACAGACCGGTACGGGAAAGACAGCGGCATTCGGTATACCTGTTTTAGAGATGGTAGACCCGCATTCAAGGAACTTACAGGCGGCGATTGTATGTCCTACGAGAGAGCTTGCCATTCAGGTAGCAGAAGAACTTAAAAAACTCGCAAAATATAAAAGGGGAATCGAGATACTGCCTGTCTACGGAGGTCAGCCGATAGACCGCCAGTTTATTGCATTAAAAAGGGGTGTACAGATTATGATAGGCACACCCGGCAGGATCATGGACCACATGAAACGCCGTACACTGAAGATGGAAGGCGTTAAAATGGTTGTACTGGATGAGGCAGACGAGATGCTGGATATGGGATTCAGAGATGACATTGAGGCCATACTGAAACAGACTCCAAAGGATAGGCAGACTATCCTGTTTTCTGCAACGATGCCTAAGGCAATCCTTGAATTGACAAAGAGATACCAGAACAATCCGATGACTATAAAGCTGGTACATAAAGAGATGACTGTCCCTAAGATTGAGCAGGTCTATTTCGAGGTCAAGGAACATGCTAAGGCAGAGGTCTTCTGCCGCCTGATTGACGCCTATAACCTTAAACTATCGCTTGCGTTCTGTAATACAAAAAAGAAGGTAGACGAACTGGTGGAGACGCTCAAGGCAAGGGGATACCAGGCTGAAGGACTTCACGGTGATTTGAGCCAGTACCAGAGAGACCGGGTGATGTCACGGTTCAGGAAAGGTACTGTTGAGATATTAGTTGCAACAGATGTGGCGGCACGCGGAATTGATGTCGAGGACATTGAGGCAGTGTTTAATTATGATGTCCCTCAGGATGATGAAAACTATATACACAGGATAGGCAGAACAGGCAGGGCCGGCAGGGCTGGAAGGGCATTTACATTTGTGGTTGGAAGAGATATTTACAAGATAAAAGATATACAGAAATTTACTCATGCAAAGATTAAGTTAGAGAGGGTGCCTTCCCTGAGTGATGTGGCAGAGGTCAAGACAAACATCCTGATGGAAAAGATTAAGAAGACTATAGATGAGGGTCATCTGACGAAATACGAAAGTATGATAGAAAGGGTCATAGATGAAGATTATACATCTTTAGATGTAGCCGCTGCACTGTTAAAGCTTACTATGGATGAAAAACCTAAAGAAGAACGGCCACATGAGGTTGAAGATGATACTAAAGAAACCGGAGCCAAACATGGAATGGTGAGGTTTTTTATTAATATTGGAAGCCAGCAAAAGGTTCAGATAAAGGATATCGTAGGGGCTATTGCCGGAGAAACAGGTATTCCATGCAAGGCGATAGGGGCAGTAGATGTTTTTGATGGCTATACATTTGTGGAAGTACCCAAAGAGTTTGCAAAGGATGTTCAGCGTGGAATGAAAGAGGCTAAGATAAAGGGGAAGAGGGTTAATATAGAGATAGCGAATCCGAAAGTCAGCAGGGACACCAGGGGCAGGGATTAGTAAGTTACCTCGTTTTCTGCCTTGGGAAAACAAACACAAAATATCCGACAGCTAATATTAACGGAACTAAACTCAGCACCTGGCCCATTGATAAGGGGAATGCGTCAGGCAGGACATGGAGGTCCTTTTTAAATTCAATAATGAATCTGCCGCCGAAGTAAAGTACGGTGTAGAGAAACAGAAAAAACATCGGCGGTGTCTTTCTGTAATATTTTTTGTAGAGCAGGAATAAGATAATAAAGATGAAAATGCTTAGCACTGCCTCATAAAGTTGTGCAGGATGACGCGGAAAATTCTCACCGGCGTATTTAAACACAACTCCCCAGTTTCCACTTGTAGGTATGCCGACTATCTCTGAATTAAAAAAATTCCCAATCCTAACACACGCGGCTGTAATAGGAAAACCGAGTACAAAGGCATCCGCATATTTTGAGAACTTTATCTTGTGAACTCTTATCCATATATTGAAGGAGATAAAGACACCTATTGCCGCACCATGACTCGATAGCCCGCCGTTCCATATCTTGATCATCTCTGACGGATTGCTGAAATAAAATCCCGGCTCGTAAAAAAGTATCTCTCCCAGCCTTGCACCTATAAGCAGGCCGAAGAATAGATAAGTAATGCCGCTCTCCGCATCGGACAGAGGGTATTGTTCCCTCCTGAATATCCATCTGACAAAAAGGTAATTTAACATAACCCCTGCAGCAAAAAGCACACCGTACCAGCGGATGCTGAACGGCCCCAGCTCAATCATCACAGGAGACAGGTTGTGAATAAAAATCATAGTTTTTTATACCCCACACTTTATTCTCCCCTCCCCTTGCGGGAGGGGATTAAGGGGAGGGGGGGTCTACCTTTCTTTAATTTATTCAGATATAATCCCATTTAAATCGTGAATCATTTTAAACTTTAGAGAAGCCGGTGTAAAGAGATAAAACAGGAGGTAATATAAATGATAAAGCACATCGTTTTGTTCAGGTTGCAAGAATCAGCATTGGGCAAGAGTAAAGATGAAAACCTGCGGGAACTGAAAGCCCGGCTTGAATTACTTCAGGATAAAATTACAGTGGTAAAGTCCCTTGAAGTCGGGATCAATATTGGTGCCTCTGCAAGCGCCTCTGACATAGCCATCTACTCTGAGTTCGATGACATGCAGGCACTGGAAGAATACCGCGTACATCCTGAACACGTAAAGATAGTAGAGTTTATTGACAAGGCATGCTCGGAGAGGCGTGTGGCAGACTATGAAGTCTAATATCGAAGCCCTGCTATGATTTCTCAAACAGCCGTTTATATTTACCATATCCCTCTTTTTCAAAGTCCTCTTTCGGGATAAACTTAATCGCAGCGGAGTTTATGCAATACCTCATGCCCTCAGGCTCAGGGCCGTCATTAAACAGATGACCGAGATGAGAATCAGCCGTTCTGCTCCTGACCTCTGTCCTCGTCATAAAGAGACTCCTGTCCTCTTTTTCAATAAGACATTCAGACTCCATCGGTTTTGTAAAACTTGGCCAGCCTGTCCCTGAATCGAATTTATCAAGGGAACTAAAGAGAGGTTCTCCGGATACCACATCAACGTATATCCCTTCCCGGTGATTATCCCAATATTCGTTTTCAAATGCCCGTTCAGTGCCGTTCTCCTGAGTGACATGATATTGAATCGGGGTTAATTTCTTTTTTAATTTCCTGACGCTCCAGACCTTTTCAATATATTGATCCCGTCCTGACATGTATCTGTAATATTTATATCTCTCAGGATCCTTTTTGTGGTAGTCCTGATGATAATCTTCAGCAGGATAAAACTCAGCACACCTCCGGATTTCTGTTGCGATTGGCTTCTTAAACTTCCCTGACTTTTCTATCTCTGTTTTCGATTTCTCAGCAAGTTGCCTCTGTTCATCATTGTGATAAAAGATGGCTGACCTGTATTGTGACCCCCTGTCCACAAAGGAACCGCCTGCATCTGTCGGGTCAATCTGTTTCCAGAATGTATTCAGCAGTTGATTATAACTTACTTTGGCAGGATCATAGATTATCCGGACTGCCTCAATATGTCCTGTTCGCCCGGACGATACCTCTTCATAAGTGGGATCTGATTTCTCACCGCCTGTATAGCCGGAGATTACATCTGCAACCCCGTCAAGCTCTTCAAAGGCTGGCTCCATGCACCAGAAACACCCGCCTGCAAATATCACCTCTTCAAACTGCATATCCTGATTGCCCATGTAATTCTCCTCCTCTTATTTATATTATATGGGACAATCAGGATAATTTTCAATGTTCAATGACCGATTATACAACTCCTTTGCTGTTAAGGAATGGGCTGTATTTCTTATCCGTTCCGCAGATATGTTTTATCAACCAGTCTTTTAAAAACGCCATCACCTCCACGCTGAGTACAACCTTTCCGGATTTGAAATTATCCCTCATTTCAATGGCCTGTTTTGTAAAATTGGCATGTTGTTTCTGATGTTCCAGATACCCGGCATAAGAATACTTCTGAAACATTTTCTCTTCCGCATTGAAGTGAAAGACCGTGTAATTTACAAGGTCAGATAATATACTTTCCAATACGTCCTTTCCTTTACCGGACTTCATCCCCTCATTCAATTTGTTAATCAGCTCGACAAGCTTCCTGTGATGTTCATCAAACACCTTTACATTCACGCTATAATTCTCATCCCATGTAATTAATGCCATTTTTCATTCTCCTTTCGGCAAATTTTATCGGGGCTATGCAGGATTAATGAATACCTCCCACCCTTTTCTAAATTGGGAATCTGCACGATTCTTGGATGAACCGGTTTGTTTGCAATTCCCCTCTATTTTTCCCAATAAAAAAATCTTGACAAATCTTAATATATAGTGTTTTATTAAGTCTCATAACGAAGAGGTGAACCTCTTCAGGTAAAGATTCAAAGCAAAATAACGATATAATAAAGGCCACGAAGGTCTATCAACTTGAAAAAAGCTGGTAACTTTCGTGGCCTTTTTTATTTCGGTTCATTCAATCTATGGACCATGAAGGTTCTATCCACATTGTATTGTGGAAGAATATACCTTCGTGGTTTTTTTTTGAGTGACCCCATGAGCTCATGACTCACAAAGGATAAGGGAAATTCCCTCTCCCTCAGGGAGAGGGTCAGGGTGAGGGTGGGTTATTTTGTATGTACGTTTAACCAACAAGCAGAAAGGAGAGTAGAACAATGGCTTCAAAGAGAAGATTTATGCTAAACATTCTGGCAGCAACATCAGCAGCAGTCCTGTTTTCCAGTACATTTATGTATTCAACCGTACTGGCGCATGATGGGGAGGAAGACAGTGATCATCAAGGGGAAATCCTCTTAGCTCGTGAAGGTGAAGATAGTGTAACCAGACCAGCTACAGAAGAACACCATGAGGTCGGTGCAGAGCTTGGTCACAAGCTCCACCCGATCCATTCTGACAATCAGGCCAGGATTAGCGGCTGGCTTACAGCGATAGCACAAGGGACATTAGGAAGTAAGGATGTCTCCGGCAGGAAAAATGACATGGCAGAGGGTTCTCTATCCGGTGACATATTCTACGAGGCCAGACTTGATGGGAGTGACGACTTCATGCTTCACATAGATATCCAGCAGGGTGAGGGTTTGGTCAATACCCCTGCACTATTTGCCTCTCCTAATGGAAATGTTACAGGACCGAATAACGATGTTGAGTCATTTCTGGGTGACCAGGTCCATCTGGCGGAGGCATGGTATGAGACAAAATTTGTAAACGACACGTTGACCCTTACCCTCGGTCAGCTTGACCCGACGGTCTATTTTGATACCAACAATTATGCAAATAATGAGCGGTTTCAGTTTATAGCAAATCAATTCGGCAATAACACGACAATAGAGTTTGGGGGAACAGGGAACTTCTATGGGGCTGGATTCAGGTTAACCTACTCACCAATGGATCTGATTGAGATTACCGTTGGTGGGTTGGATGGTGATGGGGATTATAAAGAGATGTTTGACCGGCCTTTTGTAATCGCTGAGGTGGATCTAAAACCAAAATTGGCAGGGAAGGAAGGGAATTACAGGTTCTATGTTTGGCAAAACTCCCTTCCTCACTACAGGCTTGATGGAGATGGGAATACATCCTTTGTTACTACGGTAGGTAATCCATCAGTAAACCTTCCCACTGTGTTAATTGGCGACAAGAACTCCGGCTTTGGCATCAGCCTGGATCAGGTACTTACAGATAATCTTGGTCTTTGGGCCCGCCTTGGGATCCAGGATGGTAATGTATCCCAGTTTGACCGCCATGTGAGTGGAGGCATTCAGCTTTCAGGCGGGGCCTTTGGCAGGAAAGATGATGTTATTGGAGTAGGAGTTGGTTATACCTTAATTAGTGATACCTATAAAAAAGCCTCAGGCCTGAACGGCAACGAGCTTTATGCTGAGGCATACTACAATATTGCTGTAAAAGAGGGCTTTTATGTGACACCGGATATCCAGTATATTGCCAATCCAGGAGGCGATGATAACAGGGATTCTTTTGCAGTCTATGGCGCAAGGGCCGGGGTGATGTTTTAAATAAAATAATAGAATGACAAGCTACGAGGAAGGAACAAAGATGAAGAAGGCAGGGATTTTTTTAATAACTATGATATTGGGATTTTGCATTAGTGGCATTGCCAATGCACATTTCCAGATGATAATCCCATCTGACGAGATGGTGTCACAGATAGAAAGCAATAAGATCAATTTAGATGTGAGATTCTACCATCCATTTGAAGGGCAGGGAATGAATATTGATAAACCTGTGCAGTTCGGCGTGATGATTGGCGGAAAGAAGTTCAATCTTCTTAATGAGCTTAAAGATATTAAACTTAATGACAGACAAGGTAAAAAGTTTACTGCCTTCAAGTCTACTTATGCAATTAAAAACCCGGGTGACCATGTCTTTTTTGTGGAACCTAAGCCATACTGGGAGCCGGCGGAAGAGACATTCATAATCCATTACGCAAAGGTAATAGTTAATGCCCTTGGGATGGAAGAGGGGTGGGGTACAGAGGTTGGACTGAAAACTGAGATAGTGCCGCTTACAAGGCCTTATGGATTATGGGTCGGCAATGTATTTCAGGGTATTGTAAAACTTAATGGCAAGCCGCTTCCTTTTGCGGAGGTTGAGGTAGAATACTTCAATGATCAAGCAAAGATGAAGGCCCCTGCAGACCCTATGATTACTCAGGTTGTTAAGGCTGATCAGAACGGTGTCTTTACTTATGCAATGCCAAAGGCCGGTTGGTGGGGATTTGCAGCCCTGAGTACGGATGAAAAGACAATGGTACATGATGGGAAGGAGTATCCAATAGAGATTGGGGCTATATTATGGGTGAAAACATATAACATGAAGTAAGTAATAATTTCCCCTCCCCTTGCGGGCGGGCTGTAAATATGTTTAATCAAAACTTCTCCCCCACTTGCGGGGGGAGG includes these proteins:
- a CDS encoding Dabb family protein, with the translated sequence MIKHIVLFRLQESALGKSKDENLRELKARLELLQDKITVVKSLEVGINIGASASASDIAIYSEFDDMQALEEYRVHPEHVKIVEFIDKACSERRVADYEV
- a CDS encoding DUF4198 domain-containing protein, whose amino-acid sequence is MKKAGIFLITMILGFCISGIANAHFQMIIPSDEMVSQIESNKINLDVRFYHPFEGQGMNIDKPVQFGVMIGGKKFNLLNELKDIKLNDRQGKKFTAFKSTYAIKNPGDHVFFVEPKPYWEPAEETFIIHYAKVIVNALGMEEGWGTEVGLKTEIVPLTRPYGLWVGNVFQGIVKLNGKPLPFAEVEVEYFNDQAKMKAPADPMITQVVKADQNGVFTYAMPKAGWWGFAALSTDEKTMVHDGKEYPIEIGAILWVKTYNMK
- the msrA gene encoding peptide-methionine (S)-S-oxide reductase MsrA, translated to MQFEEVIFAGGCFWCMEPAFEELDGVADVISGYTGGEKSDPTYEEVSSGRTGHIEAVRIIYDPAKVSYNQLLNTFWKQIDPTDAGGSFVDRGSQYRSAIFYHNDEQRQLAEKSKTEIEKSGKFKKPIATEIRRCAEFYPAEDYHQDYHKKDPERYKYYRYMSGRDQYIEKVWSVRKLKKKLTPIQYHVTQENGTERAFENEYWDNHREGIYVDVVSGEPLFSSLDKFDSGTGWPSFTKPMESECLIEKEDRSLFMTRTEVRSRTADSHLGHLFNDGPEPEGMRYCINSAAIKFIPKEDFEKEGYGKYKRLFEKS
- a CDS encoding hemerythrin family protein; the encoded protein is MALITWDENYSVNVKVFDEHHRKLVELINKLNEGMKSGKGKDVLESILSDLVNYTVFHFNAEEKMFQKYSYAGYLEHQKQHANFTKQAIEMRDNFKSGKVVLSVEVMAFLKDWLIKHICGTDKKYSPFLNSKGVV
- a CDS encoding DEAD/DEAH box helicase — its product is MENLRFEELNLSKEIQKAITEMGFEEATPIQSQSIPYLLDGRDVLGQAQTGTGKTAAFGIPVLEMVDPHSRNLQAAIVCPTRELAIQVAEELKKLAKYKRGIEILPVYGGQPIDRQFIALKRGVQIMIGTPGRIMDHMKRRTLKMEGVKMVVLDEADEMLDMGFRDDIEAILKQTPKDRQTILFSATMPKAILELTKRYQNNPMTIKLVHKEMTVPKIEQVYFEVKEHAKAEVFCRLIDAYNLKLSLAFCNTKKKVDELVETLKARGYQAEGLHGDLSQYQRDRVMSRFRKGTVEILVATDVAARGIDVEDIEAVFNYDVPQDDENYIHRIGRTGRAGRAGRAFTFVVGRDIYKIKDIQKFTHAKIKLERVPSLSDVAEVKTNILMEKIKKTIDEGHLTKYESMIERVIDEDYTSLDVAAALLKLTMDEKPKEERPHEVEDDTKETGAKHGMVRFFINIGSQQKVQIKDIVGAIAGETGIPCKAIGAVDVFDGYTFVEVPKEFAKDVQRGMKEAKIKGKRVNIEIANPKVSRDTRGRD
- the lexA gene encoding transcriptional repressor LexA, which translates into the protein MLTKRQKQALDFITSFRNKKGLSPSLEEIKKHLKLSSVSTAHHHVKKLQESGYLQKEYNQPRALSPVKEKSIIEVSLVGTIAAGQPIEPIEAPNEIIAISKDEVGTHGKHYALRVQGNSMIDEGIFDGDIVIIRKQEFADNGQTVVAIIDDNQATLKKIYRERDRIRLQPANPTLFPFYREDVEIRGIVVKIIRNLETQIEKERVKDEKYVRRIDYSWDYKGENTKQYTHGIHTYPAMFIPQVARRLLETYSQKGDTICDIFCGSGTALVESKLLGRNAYGIDLNPLAILLARVKTTPINPSLLTKAYFKLLSEIDKVKGKEVHKPNFNNIDFWFKEDVILQLAKIKDAILKIENSDIRNFFMIPFSESVRLSSNTKSGEFKLVRISRDKLENYCPDVLGIFRKRTELNIKGMADFYKEAGKDVFTKIIYGDSAKDNKIKDNSIDFILTSPPYGDSRTTVAYGQFSRLSAQWANIFDDPNKASGLDNELLGGKATKTIEHHLLSNYLKESLDKIIKRDEKRAKEVLSFYIGLNTCLRQAHRILKPKKYFCIVIGNRMVKQVRIPTDFIIAELSESIGFTCEDIFVRNIPGKRMPMKNSPTNIVGALEETMNKESIVVLRKD
- a CDS encoding carbohydrate porin; its protein translation is MASKRRFMLNILAATSAAVLFSSTFMYSTVLAHDGEEDSDHQGEILLAREGEDSVTRPATEEHHEVGAELGHKLHPIHSDNQARISGWLTAIAQGTLGSKDVSGRKNDMAEGSLSGDIFYEARLDGSDDFMLHIDIQQGEGLVNTPALFASPNGNVTGPNNDVESFLGDQVHLAEAWYETKFVNDTLTLTLGQLDPTVYFDTNNYANNERFQFIANQFGNNTTIEFGGTGNFYGAGFRLTYSPMDLIEITVGGLDGDGDYKEMFDRPFVIAEVDLKPKLAGKEGNYRFYVWQNSLPHYRLDGDGNTSFVTTVGNPSVNLPTVLIGDKNSGFGISLDQVLTDNLGLWARLGIQDGNVSQFDRHVSGGIQLSGGAFGRKDDVIGVGVGYTLISDTYKKASGLNGNELYAEAYYNIAVKEGFYVTPDIQYIANPGGDDNRDSFAVYGARAGVMF
- the lgt gene encoding prolipoprotein diacylglyceryl transferase, whose protein sequence is MIFIHNLSPVMIELGPFSIRWYGVLFAAGVMLNYLFVRWIFRREQYPLSDAESGITYLFFGLLIGARLGEILFYEPGFYFSNPSEMIKIWNGGLSSHGAAIGVFISFNIWIRVHKIKFSKYADAFVLGFPITAACVRIGNFFNSEIVGIPTSGNWGVVFKYAGENFPRHPAQLYEAVLSIFIFIILFLLYKKYYRKTPPMFFLFLYTVLYFGGRFIIEFKKDLHVLPDAFPLSMGQVLSLVPLILAVGYFVFVFPRQKTR